One Acidobacteriota bacterium genomic window, AGCGGCAACGAGACCGCCGCCCACCTGAAGGAAAACGGCCGGATCACCTTCATGTTCTGCTCCTTCGGTCCCAAACCCTTGATCCTGCGGCTCTACGGCCGGGGCCGCGCGGTGCTGCCGGTGAGGTCGAGGTAGGCCACCCGCTGGGGCGAGAGAACGCGGAAGGTATCGAGCCCCTTGGGCGAGAGATTGACCCGCCCATCGGCCGACAGCGGCGCGGTGGCGACGAAGAAGAGGGGCTGCTGCTCGATGAGCCCGGTGAGCTCGGGGGTCAGAGCGTCGAGGAATTTCGGCATGGCGGCTAAGAGACTCCCAATCCCAGGTAGAGCAATCCCACCGCCACTCCGTAGATCGGCACGAAGAGAACTCCGAAGAAGCGCCACGCCAGGATCAATCCCAGCAACGCGAACATGGGCTCGGCGAGAAGCTGTTGGTAGCGCAGGCTGATGCGCTTCGGCAACACGAGCTGGATTACCGCGCTGCCGTCCAGCGGCGGCAGCGGCAGCAGGTTGAACAGGAAGAGCAAGAAGTTGAGGGAGAAGAGGATGCTCAACAGCACCGACACACCGTCCGCTGTCGGATCGCCCCCCACCACCAGCCGGTCAAAGCTGAGCACGTCTCGGGTCGGCAGGGTGAAATAGCCCGCCGCCAACCCGACTCGGATGGCAATTCCCGACCACAGCATCAGGAAGAGGTTGGACACCGGCCCCGCCAACGCCATCCACCCCGCCCGCTTCGGGTGCCGGGCAGCCCAGGCCGGATCGTACGGCGCGCTGGCCCAGCCCATCATCCAGCCCATGAAGCCGAAAGAGAGCAACGGCACCAGCACCGTGCCGAAGGGGGAGCGGGCGATGTGGGGCACCGGATTGAGGGTCACCTGGCCGCCCTCGGAGGCGGTCGGGTCCCCCAGCTTGAGCGC contains:
- a CDS encoding site-2 protease family protein is translated as MEFTPDLLLHGLVWYVAFVFSLTLHEAAHAWAALKLGDPTASEGGQVTLNPVPHIARSPFGTVLVPLLSFGFMGWMMGWASAPYDPAWAARHPKRAGWMALAGPVSNLFLMLWSGIAIRVGLAAGYFTLPTRDVLSFDRLVVGGDPTADGVSVLLSILFSLNFLLFLFNLLPLPPLDGSAVIQLVLPKRISLRYQQLLAEPMFALLGLILAWRFFGVLFVPIYGVAVGLLYLGLGVS